The DNA region AGATCAGTAAGAGCCTGGTATTCTCTCCATAGAAAAATGTGGGTTTGTGCTGGAAATTCAGGGATTAAATAGCCAATGGTTGTCTTGGGCGTGGGTATGGAGTAGAAGGATTGCACAGAAGGCTTGGCAGTAGCCAATTCCTGAGTGCGATTGAGAGTGGGTCTTACGGAAGTCATGGTGTTCTCTAAATCATGCTATTTGGTACTGCTGGAGCACTATTGAAAATTGCTCAACCGGTAGCTCTTGCACCCAGTAAGTCCAGAACCTGAGGAAGCCTTGATTCCATGTAATCTGTCGTAGCCGGAACTTAAGCTACAACGCCGCTAGCCGCTCTAAATACCGGCTGCCGTTGCCGGTAATCCTGATGGGTCGTGTTTCCCACAGTGACTTGAACATCCAACGCTTCAAATACTAGAGAGATCACGCGATCGACTTCACTGAGAGTCATATTGGCAGACATGGGCAGGCGCACAATGCGATCGCTGAAGTCATCAGTAACCGTCATTTCACCTGATGTCCGACCAAATTTCTGGCCAGCGGGAGCACTGTGCAAAGGAACATAGTGGAACGTCGCGGTGACACCATTGTCCTTAAGGTATTTCAGAACATGGGTGCGGGTTGCCAAACTATCTACTAATAAGTAGTAGATGTGAGCATTATGCTGACAGTTGGCCGGGATTTTGGGCCGTTGCGCAATTTGTTCAAACTCTAAGCTGGCGAAGGCTAAGTGATAGCGTGCCCACAGCCTTAATCGCTGCTGAGTAATTGCCTCGCTTTGTTCAAGCTGGGCATATAAGAACGCCGCCGTCAGTTCACTGGGTAAAAAGGATGACCCCACATCTACCCAGGTATACTTATCAACCTCGCCCCGGAAAAACTTGCTGCGGTTGGTTCCCTTTTCCCAAATGATTTCCGCCCGCTCTACCAGTTCAGGATCATTAATCACCAAAGCGCCTCCTTCCCCGGCCACAATATTTTTAGTGGCATGGAAACTGAAGGCGGCCAGGTTACCAAATGTACCAAGCGGCTGTCCCTTGTATTGGGCAAACGCTCCCTGGGCAGCATCTTCAACTACAGTCAGACCGTATTGCTTGGCGATCCCGACGATCGCATCCATCTCACAACCGACCCCAGCATAATGCACGGGTGAGATCGCTTTTGTTTTAGACGTGATCGCGGCTTCCACCTTCGCCTCATCCAGGTTCAGCGTATCTGGGCGAATGTCCACAAAAACGGGAACGCCACCCCGTAAAACAACCGCATTAGCCGTTGAAACGAAGGTATAAGACGGCATGATGACTTCATCACCGGGCTGAATATCGGCCAGGATCGCCGCCATTTCTAACGCGGCAGTACACGAATTAGTTAATAGAACCTTTTGGCAGCCCAGGTAGTCTTTCAACCAGTTTTGGCAACGCTTGGTAAAGGCTCCATCTCCGGCAATGTTGCCGCTTTCGATCGCTTGGCTCAAATATTGCAGTTCTTTACCAGTCGTGTTTAGTCTTGAGAAGGGGATAGTACCGTGAAGCATAGCTTTAGTAGATGGGTGAGTGGATCAGGTGAGTTGAATAAAGTCTTGGAAATTTGTGATTCAGCAAACAGGATTCAGTTAGCAAAAATCTATTTAAACCAAGCCCAGCTAGAGAACAGTCATTTGTATGTCTAAGGATTCTGTCAATCCACAAATGCTAGGCAAATTGCTGCTGGAGTATGGTAAATCTACGCATTTAAGTCATCTTTAAGAGCTGGCAAAGCTTTAACAGGTTTCGTTACCTAGAATATATACGGAGAAAACTGGGCTTGTAATCTCTGGCACTGTGATTTTTACAGCATCTTTATCAATTCTTAGGTACTCTAAGGAAGAAACACACGGATTGTTATCCGTAATACTTAGATCAATTACAACCAGGCAACCGTTAAAGATATAAAAAATTTATGAAGCCATTGGGTATCATCCGTAATGATGGGCTTTATCCGGGATAGATCTGATCCCTGCCTGATCAGAACAGCAAGGGTGTTTAAGAAAATGATGAACTGGTACCCAGATCTCATCCTGGCGGATAAAGTTTCGTCAATTCCGTTGCGATTATTCAACCGCCTGAAGAAGGATTAAGACAGGAGGGCGTAACGAACAGTTCTACCATCCAACGTTGGTCAAAATATTCGGGACTGAGACACTATGCGACTATTGATGCTGCAATATGCGGGAGATTATCGTGAAGCTGTTCAACGCTTTGCCAGAGGTGGAAGCGAGAATTACTATGCTCAGAAATATACTGTGAACGGTGTTGCCGAACTGGCCCAGCACCTGGAAGAGGTTTCAGTGGTTTGCTGTCTGAGCGACGAGCCTTATAACGAGGTGTTAGAAAATGGCGTTCGAGCGATCGGGGGTGGATTTCATGATTATGTTGATGAAAATAAAGTCATTCAACTGATTGCTCAGCAAAACCCAACCCACCTTGTCATGAGTACCCCCATGCGTAGAGTATTACGGTGGGCCATTAAGAACCGGATTAACGTATTGATGATGCTGGCTGAGTCAATTGTGGTGCAAGGGTGGCGCGATCGCTGGCACAGTTTCAGGCTCTCCCAACTTCTCAATCATCCACAGGTGGAATGGGTGGGGAGCTACGGCATGACATCCTCCAAATTACTTCAGCGCTTGGGCGTAAACCCCGACAAAATTATCCCCTGGGATCTTCTCATTGCGTCTACGCCAGGTTCCTACTCTGCCAAAACGATCGCCCATCCATCAGAAGCGTGGCAATTGATTTATGTGGGAGCCTTAGCTGAATCTAAAGGAGTCGGGGATATCCTAAGAGCCGTAGCTATCCTCCGTCAAAATAATTTTCCTGTCAAGTTGCAAATTGTTGGCAAAGATGGTGAAGGTACGTTTGCAAAACTGGCCCAGGAACTTGAACTTGCAGAGATTGTTGAGTTTTTGGGGATGATTCCAAACAGTGAGGTTGTCCCCCGAATGCGAGATGCTGATGTAGTATTGGTAACCAGTCGGCATGAATATACGGAAGGATTTCCCCTGACAATTCACCATGCGCTGTGTTCACGGACTCCCATCATTGCCTCAGATCACCCTATGTTCTGTGAACATCTCAAACATGAGGTAAATTCAGTGATGTATCCGGCTGGTAACCCTGCCGCCTTAGCTTCTGCAATTGTGCAGCTTTTTAGTAATCCCGCACTTTACGAAAAATTATCGCAAGAATCTTACAATACCTGGTATCAGTTGCGGGTTCCGGTGAAATGGTACGAGATAATTCATCGCTGGGTGTTCCCATCCGATGCCAATCATCAATGGCTCTACGAACACCGCTTAGCGGCTGGTAAGCAGTAGCAAGGTTTTCATCATCGGTTGAAGAAATTGCCCCCGGCACGATATCCGTGAAGAGACGGTGCTGGGGGCAGTTTTCAAGTGTCTTGAACTTTCCAGATTCCGGCTGTATTCCAGCTATCCCGGCAATAGCGCGGGAGACTTATGCCGCTCTCGATCGCTGCCATCAGTTACAGCCCAAAAATCAGGCTTCTCTGTCTGATGGCCCAGTACCCAGTTGTAAATTTCCAGGGTCTTTTGCGCTTTTCTCTCCCAAGCATAATAGCTTTCGGTAAAGCGGCGGCCAGCCTTGCCCAACTCAATCACCCGTTGCGGATTCTGTACGAGAGCTTCCAGTTCCTGGGTATAAGACCTGACCAAATGATCGACATCTCCTAAGGGAACTTTGACTCCGCAGCCTGGAGCAACGCGAGTCGCAGGGCCACCGTAGTTCACAGCGACACAAGCCATCCCAGACATCATGGCCAGGGTGAGAACACCGCCTCCCTGTTCGCGAATCGACGGAAACGCAAAGATTTCTGACTCGCGCATTAACCGTCCAACTTCACTTTGAGGAATCGATCCGGTGAACTCGACGCACTCTGACAGCCCTTCCTCTTCAACAATGCGATCGAGGCGGGGACGTTCTGGCCCATCCCCCACCATCACCAGGCGATGTTGGCGCAGAATGGGGCTGGCGGCAAAGCTCCGCAGCACCACCTCTGGCATCTTGAAGGGAACCAGCCGACCGACAAATAGAACGGTCATTTTGTCCTTGATCTGGCGTTCTGGGAGGGGAAACAGATCGGGATCTACCCCACCCTCTGAAAAGTTGATGATGCGATCGCGGGCTGAGGCTGGTAAATCGGCGATCGTATGGTCATAAGCGGCCAAAATCGCAGCGGCGCGAGCATAGGTCGCCCGATAGAACGGCAGCCAGCGGTGGGCCTCACGAACATGATTCATCCATTCCCGTTCCCGCTGCATTTGTTGCTTAAACTGTTGCGGCCAGGGCAACCCACCCAACAAGGGGCCAATCACAAAAGGCACCGGACTCCAACGGGCGATCGGACTGGGAATGGTGGGGGACATGGGACTAACCCGATGAATGATGTCGAATTGCCCACTTTGTATTTCTTTGCGGAATCGCTGCCAGACAGCCCATTCAAAGGCCAGGTAGCTGGGATAGCCCAGTGCAACCTTTAAGGTCATTGCCGCATTGGCATCTCCGCTCAGAAAATAGGACAGTTTAGCCAATGGAGCAGCAATATTTTCTGTATCCAGATAAACGACTTCCGCATTTCCCATACCAACCGCTTCAATGTTGGGTTTGTTGCGGATCTGAGTGGCTACTACCACATCCGCATAGTCTGAGACTTTACAGATGTAGTTGTAGACCAGGGCCGGTAAAGAGTGCCATTCCGGATTGCAATCATCTGCCAGGATTAAGATTCGGTGCCGGTCAGCACGTTTATGAGAATTTGGCATCATTGGGTGCTCCTACCGGACGGTGATCTCGGCTGCTAATTGCTTATCGGTAGGCACCGTGGCCAGCAGTTCATCTTGTAAAGCTCGTCGGACTCGATCGCTGTCCTGAATCGCTAATCGAATAATTCCACAAATTTTGCTGATATCTTCTGGAGTTACTCCTGTTCCTGTTGGGAGAGACATCACCTTTTCCGTCAACTTTTCGGTTTCAGGAAGCAGCAGATGAGCATTAGGGAAATAGGAGCGATACGGCTCCATTTTGTGGCAACCGGGGTAGAAGTAACGCCGAGCCAGTACGTTTTCTGCATGCAAGACCTTGACTAACTCGTTGCGGTTAATCCCAGCTTCCCACTCATCGATTTCCAGAATGATGTACTGGTAGTTGTTCTTTTCAGCTTCATTGTAAGTAACGAGCCGCACTCCGGGCACATCCCGCAATTCAGCTTGATACTGTTTATAGTTGCGGTAGTTGGTGGCAATAAAGTCATCCACGCTTTCCAGGCCAGTGATACCCATCGCCGCTGACATTTCGTTCATCTTGCCATTGGTACCGACATAAATCACGTTGTCGTATCCAGGCCCAAAGCCAAAGTTTTTCATCAAGCGAATTTTAGCGGCCAGTTCATCGTTGTTGGTAACCACCGCACCTCCTTCAAAGGCATTGAGGAACTTGGTGGCATGGAAGCTAAACACCTCAGCTTCACCAAAATTGCCCAACATCCGACCTTTATAGGAACAGCCCACGGCATGGGAGGCATCAAACGCCAGTTTCAGGTTGCGGCGTTGAGCCAGTTCGGTCAGCTCATCGATTTGGCAGGGACGTCCCCAAACGTGAACTCCCATAATGCCACTGGTGCGAGGGGTAATCAAACGCTCAACCTGGGCTGGATCCAGGGTATGGGTTTCAGGATCAATGTCGCAAAAAACGGGAGTAATTTCTTGCCATTGCAGGGCATGAGCGGTAGCAACGAAGGTGAAGGAGGGAACGATCACTTCTCCGGTCAAGCCCAAGGCGCGAATGACAATTTCCAGGGCAATAGTGCCATTACACATGGCAATACAATGCTTGGCTCCGGTAAACTCTGCCAACCGTTTTTCAAATTCCTGAACGTATTTGCCGTTGTTGGAAAACCATTTGCGATCGAGCACATCATTAATGCGCTCCATTAATTGATCGCGATCGCCAATATTAGGACGGCCAACGTGCAGCTTTTGAGTAAAAGCAGGTGCAGCACCAAATATGGCGAGTTTAGTGGATTGAGTTGTCTTAAGCATCGTCAGTAAATAGAAGGTGAATGAAACGAACCAAAACTAAAGCGTCAGGCACAGGGACAGACTGGCAAATTAACCCCTGCATCTCACCATAGAATTTAGTTTTGAGATACCATCGAAAAGTTCTATACAAATCACTGCTTAGGTGTGAGACTTGCTGCTTAGATGTGAGAGAGTATCGCACTCAAAGCACTTAAGAACTTTCAAGATTCAAGAGATGCATTAATCAGAATATATACAGAGAAAGTTGAATTCCTAATCTTCAGCTCCGTATTTTTACGGCATCTTTATAAATTTATAATCGTTACCAGGAAGAATTACAAAAATTGTTGTCCGAAACAGAATAAAGAACTATCCTCTTGTCGTCTCAAAATTTTTACTTTTCAGTAGTATGATCGTAATTCGAATAGATCAATCTAAAAACTCGCAGCTGCCTTCATTGGCATTCACTATGCCCCACCCCCCATTTCCCAATCCCATTGACATGACCTATTCTAGGAGTCGGCTATTCTGAGGGCTTTTCCTGCATGCCTTTGACAATCCTTGTAGCTGATGATGATTTGGGAACGCGATTATCGATCAGCGATTATCTTGAACAAGCTGGCTATACGGTAGTGATGGCAGCAAATGGGTTGGAAGCCTTGAAACTGGTTGAAGAATACCAACCCCACTTAATTGTTACCGATGTTACGATGCCCCAGTTGGACGGCTATGAGTTAGTACGACGGGTACGGCAAAAGCCTGCTTTACGACTACTGCCCGTTGTATTTCTGACGGCCCGGACTGAAACTCATGAACGAATTCAGGGATATAAGGTCGGTGGCGATGTGTATCTACCAAAGCCTTTTGAATTGCAGGAATTAGGGGTGATTGTGCGTAACCTGCTAGAACGGTTACAGATGATTGAACTGGAGTGGCGATCGCGCAATCTGCCCGTCTCAGGTGAATCCCCCGTAGCCCAAGATGTCCATACTACCGTTCAACCCACCTCGCCAGCCCTCAAATTGACAGAACGAGAGCAAGAAGTCTTAACGCTGCTGGCAGAAGGGCTGTCAAATGTGCAAATTGGCGATCGTCTGCATCTCAGTCCTCGCACCGTGGAGAAGTACGTCAGCAGCCTGCTCAACAAAACTGATACCAATAACCGGGCAGAATTGGTAAGATTTGCCGTCGATCACCACTTAGTCTAATGTTTCACTGGCAATTGTTGAACCAAGTACTTCAACAATCCCTGGCAGGCATCAGTCAGAATATCCAGGACTTGATTGAATCCATTTGGCCCACCGTAATAGGGATCGGGCACATCCTGAACAGTGTGGTGAGTGCAAAAATCGCACATCAAAAACACTTGACGGCGATAAGTTCCTGCAGGATCGAGGGCACAAATATCAGCATAATTGTCCCGATCCATCGCCAGAATCAGATCAAACTCGGCAAAATCGGCTTTAGTAAACTGACGGGCACAGCCCTGCATCTTCAGTCCACGCTGATAAGCCGCCGCCGTCATGCGGCGATCGGGCGGTTCTCCAATGTGATAACTAGAAGTGCCAGCAGAATCACAAATCACCTGGCCTGTAAGACCAGCTTGCTCCAAGAGATGATTCATCATATTCTCGGCTGCTGGAGAGCGACAAATATTTCCCAGACAAACAAATAATAATTTGTAAGGCATGAATCTTGCTAACGCTCAATAGTGCAAAACCGGGGAGGATGTCCCCGGAACAAGCTGAGCAACAACTTTTGTTGTCACCTCTTTAATCCTGCAAATCTTGTTCAGGATTTACATTCCTGGCAGGTTTAGGCCCCCAGTCAGTTCTTCCATCCGCTCCCGCATCGTGGCCGTGGACTTGTTATAAGCATCTTTCATGGCGACTGTAACCAGATCAGAAACGATTTCCGCTCCTTGCTCTAAAACATCGGGTGAGATAGTAACTCGCAGAGGTTCCTGGTTACCACTGAGAACGACCTTCACCAGTCCTCCCTGGGCCTCACCTTCAATTTCCATGACTTCGAGTTCTTCTTGAAGCCGTTTGGCGCCTTCTTGAACCTGTTGAGCTTTTTTGAATGCTTCGGCAAGCTCTTTCATTTTGCCAAGACCGAAGCCAAATCCCTGTCCTTGTGACATAACACCTACTGGGGTACGAGTTGATTACAGATTGTCAATTGTCTCATTATGACACTATCGGTTACGGGTGAATATTGTGGCTAACCGACCTCAGATTGGCTGAAACTCTCCCAAAATTTTAACTTCTGGCTCCAGACGCAACCGCCAACGCTCTTGCACTTCTCTTTGAACGTGCCGAATCAGTTGAAAAATATCACTGGCTGTTGCAGAACCACAATTCAGGATGAAGTTGGCATGACGCTGGGCCACCTGGGCACCACCAATTTGGTAGCCCTTTAAGCCAGTTTGCTCAATCAGCCAGCCCGCTTTGTACTCGCCGGGATTCCGGAAAACGCTGCCACAACTCGGCATATGGTAAGGCTGAGTGGTACGGCGCTGATCAAGATGACTGGCGGTATCGGCTGTAACCTGATCCGGACTAAATCCCGGTTTTAGCTGAAACGTGGCCTGGGTCACTAACCAATCCTTACCTTGCAGAATGGAAGTGCGATAGGCATATCCCATTTCCTCAGGAGTCAAGATTTTGACACTGCCATTTGGCAAGAGGACATGAGCATTCACCAGAGATTCAGCAACGCAGCCACCGTGGGCACCCGCATTCATCACAACGGCTCCCCCAACCGTGCCTGGAATGCCAACGGCCCACTCTAATCCCCGGCACCCCTGCTCGGCGGCGTGCCAGGCTAATCGGGGTAGAGGTTCACCAGCTCCCACAGTGACCTGGCCTGTTGTCAGGTCAAATCCGGTATGGCGCAGGCGGCGCGTACCAATAACCAGGCCAGGAAGACCACGATCGCTAATCAATAAATTCGACCCCGCCCCCAATAAAGTAATCAGCAGTCCTTCAGCCTTAGCCCAGGCGAAGCTAGCCTGAAGTTCATCTAAGGTGCGAGGGGCAACGTACCACTCGGCAGGGCCACCAACTCGAAAGGAAGTCAGTGTCGCTAAGGGAACTCCTGCTTTAATCACACAATCTGTGTTAGCAAGGTGAATCTGGCGATTAGCCGCGTGGGACAGACGACGAGTGGGTAGAGGAACCACGGTTTCTGTCTCAGGAGACATTGGTTTTGGAAGGTTGTATGAAAGAGTCATGACTTAACAATCGAATCCATTTCCCGCGACAGCAACCATCAAAAGGCTAATTTAGACGACTCAACCAATCAGGTTCGGTAGTGAGGGTGTGAAGTGAATAGAGAGATCTGACTAAGCGTGATTACACCACTCTTGAGATAACTCTTGCTCCACAGTCTGATGAAAAGCCATCACTTCTGAAATAATTTGATTGAGGTTACCTGCTCCCAGAAACAATGCGATATCTCCGGGAACCAACAGCTCTGTCAACAACTGGCTGATGGATGGTAGTGATGGTCGGTAGATTACCTTGTCGTGATGTGCTGCAATCAGGCTGGCAACCACTTCGCCTGTAAAACCTTCAGGCTTGGTTTCCCCAGCGCTGTAGATGTCGCTGACAATTACTACATCAGCATTCCCAAACGATCGCGAAAACTCCGATAGAAAAGCCTGAACTCGGCTATACCGATGAGGTTGGAAGATGGCAACCAACCGCTTACGAGAGGAAATTGGGGAATCTTGAATTTGTAACCGGGCCGCAGCCAGCGTTGCCTGAATCTCGCTAGGGTGATGCGCGTAATCATCCAGGAACAGGATGCCATTGTATTCACCCCGACGTTCCATGCGGCGACGTGCGCCTTCAAAGGTAGCCAGCGATCGGGCAATGGTCAGAAAATCTAACCCCAGCAAACGGCCAACCGCTACAGCCGCCAAGGCATTACTGAGATTGTGTTGACCGAGCAACTTCAAATTTAATCGTCCCAGAATTGCCCCTCGCTCCCAAACCCTGGCTGTCGTACCATCGCCCCGGTAGGATACACAATCTACGGTGTAGGTAGCTCCTGAATTGGCATTCAGACTATAAGTAATGGTGGGATGCAAGTGTTCCCGAACCGTGGGACAGTCATAGCAGGCAATCAGGGTTCGGCAATTTTTTTCAAACGTCTGAAAGGTATCGATGACCTGATCCAGGCTTCTGTAGTGATCGGTGTGATCCAGTTCAATATTGGTGACAATGCCAATTTCAGCCGCAAGCTTTGTTAAAGATCCATCAGACTCGTCCGCTTCAGCTACCAAATGAGATCCCTGACCGACCCGCGCATTGCCATACCATGCATTGACTTCACCACCTACAACAATGGTTGGATCCAGTCCGCCTTGCAGCAGCAAGTAGCCAACTAAACTACTCGTCGTTGTTTTACCATGCGTACCCGCAACCGCAATTCCCTGATAGGCTTGCATTAGACCTGCCAACACATCGGAACGATGGAAAATAGGACAGCCCAGGTCGCTAGCGGCTTGATATTCTAAGTTGTCTGAGTGAATTGCCGTTGAGCAAATCACTTGCGGCAGATCCACGACCGAGTTCTTTGAAGATCGAAAATACTCTAAGTTACTGGGATCCTGACTCCAGAAAATATGTACCCCATTCTCTTGCAATCGTTGGGTAATATGGCTAAGGCGAAGATCCGACCCAGAGACAGGAAGATTCCGCTTCGCCAGGACATAGGCTAAAGCAGACATACCAATGCCGCCCACACCAATGAAATGAAACGACCTGCCGCTGAAGTCAACAGAACTCAGCATTTTAGACTCCTCACGTACCACACCTGTATCACGCGCTATCATATCAGGAATCACCTTTTTGGCACACAAAGTTCGTAACTAGGCTCAGGCATTCATCAGTACTCAATTCGTGATTTAGCCGATGCCTATTGGGTTAGTTTGAACCACCCGAAATTTGAAATTACTTGATCAATTGAGAATTTGGAATTTAGGGATCTGCCCTGAACGTTATACCACTCCTTTCTTTTTTTGCCAATAAACGAAAACCCGGCCTGAGAAAGATATTTAATCTAAACACCGAACTCAGGGCTTGCTCAGATATTTTCTAAGCTTGTACTCCAAAAATCTCAATTACTTTTAAACCAGGTCTAGCTAGAGGACTGGAGTTTTTTCACCAGATCAACTACGGTTCTGAACTGGGACAAGGTTGAAAAAGTCTGTGTGGGGGATATGCCTTTGCAGAAAATAGGGATTTTCGGGGGGGCTTTCAACCCCGTTCATTGGGGCCATCTTGTCGTTGCAGAAACCGCTTTGAGTCAATTTGAACTGGATCAGGTTTTATGGGTCACGACTTACCATCCGTCCCATAAACAGATAAGCAATTTGCTGGAGTTTAAGCATCGGCTTACTATGGTGCAGCGGGCGATCGCCGATCATCCTAATTTCACCACTCCAGCTATCGCCTCAAAACCGGAAGAACCTTCCTATGCGATCTCTACGTTGCTGGAACTTCAGCCTCTTTATCCCCTTACAGAGTGGTACTGGATTATTGGCATCGATGCCTTTCAGAAATTACCTCGGTGGCGAAGTAGTGAAAAAGTTGCGACTCAATGCACCTGGCTAGTTGCCCCCCGCAATCATTTAGATGCCGTAACGGTATGTCAACAGGTTGCCACCCAGCTATCTGCCCATGCCTGGCCATTCCGCTGGCAATTACTCTCAATGCCTCAGATCGAGGTATCCTCTAGCTTAATCCGGCACTATTGCCAGATAGGGCGATCGCTGCGCTATTTAGTTCCCGAATCAGTTAGGGCTTATATTGCTGCCCATCAACTTTACCAAAGTTCGTAGACTGGGGAAGCCGCCCAAGGCTACGGCAAGAATTTTTAGCTAAACGTTGCCCCCAGACCAAAATCTTGAAACACAGTCATCAAGGGAAACAGGGGCATTTTCTTAAGAAAAAATGAGCATAGAGAATTGTTGCATGGGGATCCCCTGGCACCGTATGATTTCTATATTGACTAGGTATTTATCTACAGAGGGCAAGACGCAGTGATTAGAGTAGCGATTAACGGCTTCGGGCGCATTGGGCGTAACTTCGCGCGTTGCTGGCTGGGCAGAACAAATAGTCAAATAGAATTAGTTGCTATTAATGACACCTCCGACCCCAGAACCAATGCCCACCTATTGAGATATGACTCAATGTTGGGTAGGTTGTCAGACGACGTACAGATCAGCGCTGATGATAATAGCATCACCATTAACGGCAAAGTTGTTAAGTGTACGTCCGATCGCAATCCCGAAAACCTCCCCTGGAAAGAGTGGGAAATCGACCTAATCATTGAATCAACTGGGGTTTTCACCAGCAAGGAGGGGGCCACCAAGCACATCAATGCTGGGGCCAAAAAGGTGCTGATCACGGCTCCCGGTAAAAATGATGACGGGACATTTGTGGTCGGTGTGAATGAGAAAGATTACGACCACACCAAGCACCATATCATCAGCAATGCTAGCTGTACTACGAACTGCCTCGCGCCCATTGCCAAAGTACTGAATGACAACTTCGGCATCATCAAGGGCACTATGACCACCACTCACAGCTACACTGGAGACCAACGCCTCCTGGATGCCAGCCACCGGGATTTGCGTCGTGCCCGTGCTGCCGCAATGAATATTGTCCCCACCTCTACTGGAGCGGCTAAGGCCGTAGCGCTGGTACTCCCCGAACTGGCCGGAAAACTGAACGGGATTGCGCTGCGGGTGCCCACTCCCAACGTCTCTGTCGTGGATTTGGTGGTTCAGGTGGAAAAGAGCACGATCGCAGAACAGGTTAATGAAGTTCTGAAAGCTGCTTCCGAAGGCGAGATGAAAGGAATTATCAAATACTGTGATCTGCCGCTGGTTTCCAGTGACCATGCGGGTACCTATGAATCCTCCATCGTTGATGCCGCTCTAACGATGGTGATGGGTGGAGACATGGTCAAGGTTGTGGCCTGGTATGACAATGAATGGGGCTACAGTCAGCGGGTTGTTGATCTGGCTGAAGTTGTGGCTCAAAAGTGGGTCGCTTAAGCAAATCCCTAATCACTAGATCGAAAATTCATCCAACCCTTTTATTTCGGCAACTCTCAGGAGTTGCCTTTTTAGTTGAATGGCAAAGTAGAGATG from Leptodesmis sichuanensis A121 includes:
- the rffA gene encoding dTDP-4-amino-4,6-dideoxygalactose transaminase, with the translated sequence MLHGTIPFSRLNTTGKELQYLSQAIESGNIAGDGAFTKRCQNWLKDYLGCQKVLLTNSCTAALEMAAILADIQPGDEVIMPSYTFVSTANAVVLRGGVPVFVDIRPDTLNLDEAKVEAAITSKTKAISPVHYAGVGCEMDAIVGIAKQYGLTVVEDAAQGAFAQYKGQPLGTFGNLAAFSFHATKNIVAGEGGALVINDPELVERAEIIWEKGTNRSKFFRGEVDKYTWVDVGSSFLPSELTAAFLYAQLEQSEAITQQRLRLWARYHLAFASLEFEQIAQRPKIPANCQHNAHIYYLLVDSLATRTHVLKYLKDNGVTATFHYVPLHSAPAGQKFGRTSGEMTVTDDFSDRIVRLPMSANMTLSEVDRVISLVFEALDVQVTVGNTTHQDYRQRQPVFRAASGVVA
- a CDS encoding glycosyltransferase, encoding MRLLMLQYAGDYREAVQRFARGGSENYYAQKYTVNGVAELAQHLEEVSVVCCLSDEPYNEVLENGVRAIGGGFHDYVDENKVIQLIAQQNPTHLVMSTPMRRVLRWAIKNRINVLMMLAESIVVQGWRDRWHSFRLSQLLNHPQVEWVGSYGMTSSKLLQRLGVNPDKIIPWDLLIASTPGSYSAKTIAHPSEAWQLIYVGALAESKGVGDILRAVAILRQNNFPVKLQIVGKDGEGTFAKLAQELELAEIVEFLGMIPNSEVVPRMRDADVVLVTSRHEYTEGFPLTIHHALCSRTPIIASDHPMFCEHLKHEVNSVMYPAGNPAALASAIVQLFSNPALYEKLSQESYNTWYQLRVPVKWYEIIHRWVFPSDANHQWLYEHRLAAGKQ
- a CDS encoding glycosyltransferase family 4 protein encodes the protein MMPNSHKRADRHRILILADDCNPEWHSLPALVYNYICKVSDYADVVVATQIRNKPNIEAVGMGNAEVVYLDTENIAAPLAKLSYFLSGDANAAMTLKVALGYPSYLAFEWAVWQRFRKEIQSGQFDIIHRVSPMSPTIPSPIARWSPVPFVIGPLLGGLPWPQQFKQQMQREREWMNHVREAHRWLPFYRATYARAAAILAAYDHTIADLPASARDRIINFSEGGVDPDLFPLPERQIKDKMTVLFVGRLVPFKMPEVVLRSFAASPILRQHRLVMVGDGPERPRLDRIVEEEGLSECVEFTGSIPQSEVGRLMRESEIFAFPSIREQGGGVLTLAMMSGMACVAVNYGGPATRVAPGCGVKVPLGDVDHLVRSYTQELEALVQNPQRVIELGKAGRRFTESYYAWERKAQKTLEIYNWVLGHQTEKPDFWAVTDGSDRERHKSPALLPG
- a CDS encoding aminotransferase class I/II-fold pyridoxal phosphate-dependent enzyme, with product MLKTTQSTKLAIFGAAPAFTQKLHVGRPNIGDRDQLMERINDVLDRKWFSNNGKYVQEFEKRLAEFTGAKHCIAMCNGTIALEIVIRALGLTGEVIVPSFTFVATAHALQWQEITPVFCDIDPETHTLDPAQVERLITPRTSGIMGVHVWGRPCQIDELTELAQRRNLKLAFDASHAVGCSYKGRMLGNFGEAEVFSFHATKFLNAFEGGAVVTNNDELAAKIRLMKNFGFGPGYDNVIYVGTNGKMNEMSAAMGITGLESVDDFIATNYRNYKQYQAELRDVPGVRLVTYNEAEKNNYQYIILEIDEWEAGINRNELVKVLHAENVLARRYFYPGCHKMEPYRSYFPNAHLLLPETEKLTEKVMSLPTGTGVTPEDISKICGIIRLAIQDSDRVRRALQDELLATVPTDKQLAAEITVR
- a CDS encoding response regulator transcription factor; the encoded protein is MPLTILVADDDLGTRLSISDYLEQAGYTVVMAANGLEALKLVEEYQPHLIVTDVTMPQLDGYELVRRVRQKPALRLLPVVFLTARTETHERIQGYKVGGDVYLPKPFELQELGVIVRNLLERLQMIELEWRSRNLPVSGESPVAQDVHTTVQPTSPALKLTEREQEVLTLLAEGLSNVQIGDRLHLSPRTVEKYVSSLLNKTDTNNRAELVRFAVDHHLV
- a CDS encoding low molecular weight protein-tyrosine-phosphatase; translated protein: MPYKLLFVCLGNICRSPAAENMMNHLLEQAGLTGQVICDSAGTSSYHIGEPPDRRMTAAAYQRGLKMQGCARQFTKADFAEFDLILAMDRDNYADICALDPAGTYRRQVFLMCDFCTHHTVQDVPDPYYGGPNGFNQVLDILTDACQGLLKYLVQQLPVKH
- a CDS encoding YbaB/EbfC family nucleoid-associated protein produces the protein MSQGQGFGFGLGKMKELAEAFKKAQQVQEGAKRLQEELEVMEIEGEAQGGLVKVVLSGNQEPLRVTISPDVLEQGAEIVSDLVTVAMKDAYNKSTATMRERMEELTGGLNLPGM